One genomic segment of Paraburkholderia phymatum STM815 includes these proteins:
- the uca gene encoding urea carboxylase, with amino-acid sequence MFDKVLIANRGAIACRILRTLRELNVEGIAVYSEADRASRHVSLADTAWSLGDGAASVTYLDIAKILEIARARGAQAIHPGYGFLSENAAFAEACEAAGIAFIGPTPAQLRAFGLKHTARAIAAEQGVPMLEGTGLLDGLEAALEAAKRVGYPVMLKSTAGGGGIGMRVCRSDEELAGQFDIVKRLGQNNFSDAGVFLEKYIEKARHLEVQVFGDGKGAAIALGVRDCSVQRRNQKVLEETPAPNLPDGVEAALCDAAIRLAQAVSYRSAGTVEFVYDSDAARFYFLEVNTRLQVEHGVTEQVWGVDLVRWMIELAAGTLAPLDVLSRDLQPRGHAIQARLYAEDPGRDFKPCPGLLTDVSFPSADGRTLRIDTWIEAGCEVPPWFDPMLAKLIAWQPTRDDARRALDAALEASRIYGVETNRDYLRQILADVPFASGHPWTRCLEGLRYRASTFEVLSGGTQTTVQDYPGRPGYWAVGVPPSGPMDDRALRLGNRLLGNDTQAAALEITMSGPTLRFNTDAVVVVTGATLPIMLDDTPQPMNTTFAVAAGSTLALGTLRGAGARAYLCVRGGLDVAQYLGSRSTFTLGQFGGHGGRALRAGDVLHLHPLTDRDAGATLPESLALRLDDVRVLRVIYGPHGAPEYFSAAYIEQFLATDWQIHFNSSRTGVRLIGPKPEWTRADGGEAGLHPSNIHDNPYAVGAIDFTGDMPVILGPDGPSLGGFVCPVTVIEADLWQIGQLKAGDKVRFVPVDIATARAAAHARLQEVTTLAAQRVPQNADMSTSLQSPIVLDVGEGDERLVARLSGDTHLLLEIGPPELDLVLRFRGHALMQSLDALQVSGVIDLTPGIRSLQVHYQPEQLPLATLLDHVATTWQRVLLQKDLRAPSRIVHLPLSWDDPACQLAIDKYMTTVRKDAPWCPSNLEFIRRINDLDSIDAVKRIVFDASYLVMGLGDVYLGAPVATPLDPRHRLVTTKYNPARTWTAENSVGIGGAYLCVYGMEGPGGYQFVGRTLQMWNRYRDVADFAGRPYLLRFFDQIRFYEVSADELLRIREAFPLGRYPLKIEETELSLAGYQAFLARDADEIAQFRARQQAAFQAERQRWHEAGSIEDTLEPPVVTDADVAPLIDGQIAVDSEIAGNLWQVRVEPGATVEAGDVLLVIESMKMEISVVAPCAGTVGEIHVAPGSPVRAGQRVVVIEQHV; translated from the coding sequence ATGTTCGATAAAGTCCTCATTGCGAATCGCGGCGCGATTGCGTGCCGCATTCTGCGCACGCTGCGCGAACTCAACGTAGAAGGCATCGCTGTCTATAGCGAAGCGGATCGCGCGAGCCGCCACGTCAGCCTTGCCGATACGGCATGGAGCCTCGGCGACGGCGCGGCGAGCGTCACCTATCTCGACATCGCGAAGATTCTGGAGATCGCGCGCGCCCGAGGCGCACAGGCGATTCACCCCGGCTACGGCTTCCTGTCGGAAAACGCTGCATTTGCCGAGGCTTGCGAAGCCGCCGGCATCGCGTTCATCGGTCCGACGCCCGCACAGTTGCGGGCATTCGGACTGAAACACACGGCGCGCGCAATTGCAGCCGAACAGGGCGTGCCGATGCTCGAAGGTACGGGCCTGCTCGACGGTCTGGAAGCGGCGCTCGAAGCGGCGAAACGCGTCGGCTATCCAGTGATGCTGAAAAGCACAGCGGGCGGCGGCGGCATCGGCATGCGCGTGTGCCGCTCGGATGAAGAACTCGCTGGGCAGTTCGACATCGTGAAGCGTCTTGGCCAAAACAACTTCAGCGACGCTGGTGTGTTCCTCGAAAAATACATCGAGAAAGCACGGCATCTCGAAGTGCAGGTATTCGGCGACGGCAAAGGCGCAGCGATTGCACTGGGCGTGCGCGACTGCTCGGTGCAGCGGCGCAACCAGAAAGTTCTCGAAGAAACGCCCGCGCCGAATCTGCCCGACGGCGTCGAGGCTGCCCTGTGCGACGCAGCGATCCGCCTTGCACAAGCGGTCTCGTATCGCTCGGCGGGCACGGTGGAATTCGTCTACGACAGCGATGCCGCACGCTTCTATTTTCTCGAAGTGAACACGCGCCTGCAGGTCGAACACGGCGTGACGGAACAGGTGTGGGGCGTCGATCTGGTGCGCTGGATGATCGAACTCGCGGCGGGCACGCTCGCGCCGCTCGACGTGCTGTCGCGCGACCTGCAACCTCGAGGGCACGCGATCCAGGCGCGCCTCTATGCGGAAGATCCGGGCCGCGATTTCAAACCGTGTCCCGGCCTGTTGACCGACGTATCGTTCCCATCCGCTGACGGCCGGACGCTGCGCATTGACACATGGATCGAAGCGGGCTGCGAAGTGCCGCCCTGGTTCGATCCAATGCTCGCGAAGCTGATCGCATGGCAACCCACTCGCGACGATGCGCGTCGCGCGCTCGATGCCGCGCTTGAAGCATCGCGGATCTACGGCGTCGAAACCAATCGCGACTATCTGCGCCAGATTCTCGCCGATGTTCCGTTCGCGAGTGGCCATCCGTGGACGCGCTGCCTCGAAGGCCTGCGTTATCGCGCATCGACATTCGAAGTGTTGAGTGGCGGCACGCAGACCACCGTGCAGGACTATCCGGGACGTCCGGGTTATTGGGCCGTCGGCGTGCCGCCGTCGGGGCCGATGGACGACCGCGCGTTGCGACTCGGCAACCGTCTGCTCGGCAACGATACGCAAGCGGCCGCGCTCGAAATCACGATGAGCGGGCCCACGCTGCGCTTCAACACGGACGCGGTCGTCGTCGTCACGGGCGCGACGCTGCCCATCATGCTCGACGACACGCCGCAGCCGATGAACACGACGTTCGCGGTCGCGGCAGGTTCGACGCTCGCGCTCGGCACGCTGCGTGGAGCGGGCGCGCGCGCGTACCTGTGCGTGCGCGGCGGCCTGGACGTCGCGCAGTATCTGGGCAGCCGCAGCACCTTCACGCTCGGCCAGTTCGGCGGCCACGGCGGACGCGCGCTGCGTGCGGGCGACGTGCTGCATCTGCATCCACTGACGGATCGCGATGCGGGCGCAACGCTGCCTGAATCGCTCGCGCTTCGACTCGACGACGTGCGCGTGCTGCGCGTGATCTACGGTCCGCATGGAGCGCCCGAATACTTCAGCGCGGCATATATCGAGCAGTTCCTCGCGACCGACTGGCAGATCCATTTCAACTCGAGCCGCACGGGTGTCCGGCTGATTGGCCCGAAACCCGAGTGGACGCGCGCGGACGGCGGCGAAGCGGGTTTGCATCCGTCGAACATTCACGATAATCCGTATGCCGTCGGCGCGATCGACTTCACGGGCGACATGCCCGTGATCCTCGGTCCGGATGGCCCGAGCCTCGGCGGGTTTGTCTGTCCCGTCACGGTGATCGAAGCGGACCTATGGCAGATCGGTCAGTTGAAGGCAGGCGACAAGGTGCGCTTCGTTCCCGTCGACATCGCAACGGCGCGCGCAGCGGCACACGCACGTCTTCAGGAAGTCACCACGCTCGCGGCACAACGGGTGCCGCAGAACGCCGACATGTCGACGTCACTGCAATCGCCCATCGTGCTGGACGTCGGCGAAGGCGACGAGCGGCTCGTCGCACGCTTGTCCGGCGACACGCATCTATTGCTGGAGATCGGACCGCCCGAACTCGATCTCGTGCTGCGCTTTCGCGGCCACGCGCTGATGCAATCGCTCGATGCGTTGCAGGTGTCTGGCGTGATCGATCTGACGCCGGGCATCCGCTCTCTGCAGGTCCACTATCAGCCTGAACAATTGCCGCTTGCCACGCTGCTCGATCACGTCGCGACGACATGGCAGCGCGTGCTCTTGCAAAAGGATCTGCGCGCGCCGTCGCGTATCGTGCACCTGCCGCTGTCGTGGGACGACCCCGCATGCCAGCTCGCGATCGACAAATACATGACCACCGTGCGCAAGGACGCGCCGTGGTGCCCGAGCAATCTCGAGTTCATTCGACGCATCAACGACCTCGATTCGATCGACGCCGTGAAGCGCATTGTGTTCGATGCGAGCTATCTGGTAATGGGACTCGGCGACGTCTATCTCGGCGCACCCGTCGCAACGCCGCTCGATCCGCGTCATAGGCTCGTCACGACGAAGTACAACCCGGCGCGCACGTGGACGGCCGAGAACTCGGTCGGCATCGGCGGCGCATACCTGTGCGTATACGGGATGGAAGGGCCCGGCGGCTATCAGTTCGTTGGACGCACGTTGCAGATGTGGAACCGCTATCGGGACGTCGCGGATTTCGCGGGACGTCCCTATCTGCTGCGCTTTTTCGATCAGATCCGCTTCTACGAAGTATCCGCCGACGAACTGCTGCGCATCCGCGAAGCCTTTCCGCTCGGGCGCTATCCGTTGAAGATCGAGGAGACCGAGTTGTCGCTCGCCGGCTACCAGGCCTTTCTCGCTCGCGACGCCGATGAGATCGCGCAGTTTCGCGCGCGCCAGCAGGCTGCGTTTCAGGCGGAGCGACAACGCTGGCACGAAGCAGGCAGCATCGAAGACACGCTGGAGCCGCCCGTCGTGACCGACGCCGATGTCGCGCCGCTCATCGACGGCCAGATCGCCGTGGACAGCGAGATCGCGGGCAACCTGTGGCAAGTGCGCGTCGAGCCCGGCGCGACGGTCGAAGCCGGCGACGTGCTGCTCGTCATCGAGTCGATGAAGATGGAGATATCCGTCGTCGCGCCTTGCGCGGGCACGGTCGGCGAAATTCATGTCGCGCCGGGTTCGCCCGTTCGCGCGGGGCAGCGCGTGGTCGTGATCGAACAACACGTGTGA